Part of the Anoplopoma fimbria isolate UVic2021 breed Golden Eagle Sablefish chromosome 4, Afim_UVic_2022, whole genome shotgun sequence genome, GTAATTGTGCTGTTTATCTAGCTCACCTCTTGGCTTGTTAACAACCAAAGCTATCCTCAACGAAAAAACAGCCGTACAGTATAGGTCGTCTTTGCAAACACCTTATTGTGACCCGTATCTCTGTTTGTTGTTAGGCTGCAACCTCTGGTGCATTGAGTAATCATGACAGGAGCAAAGGAGGATGTCAGCTGAGCTAATTATGAAAAGCAAGaaagtccatatatggtcatgGTTGGGGTAAATGGGTCAAACAATCACAGAACTTCCACCCAGGAGAAAGGTATTGTATGATACTAAAAGTCAATATGTTGAGTTATATTAAGTTACCTCGGTGACACCGCTACTTAAGTACCCAACCACGTCACGTACTGTTTAACAAACCtacttattttaacacaaaccatgatgttttctcttttaacatTCGCTTTCGCCATCGGTTTCTGAAAATTTACCATATGGATAAAAATGCAACCATTTCACGGTGTTAAATAGAACAGTCACATATGTCATTTTGCCAATCATTGCCATAAACCTATTCTGATGTTAAGGTATGAGGTATATTTACAACCATATGATCGCCTGAATGCTTGTGCTTATCACCCTcatctgacttatttttcgagATGTTGCCATGTTTCCACATCTTCTCAGTTTCAGTGCTTTAGTGAGAACAATGTTAATACAACCAACAGAAATGCTGCCCAATACCAAAATAAGGCCCAAACATGTAATACTGCAAATCAGAATTGTCGTACACATGTTACCTCCAGTATTTCTTTGGCTCTGCTGTAGGGGTCGGAGGCATACAGCTCAATATTGGACAGTGTCACATTGGGATAGCTGCAGGAGATAACAATGTCTTTACTTCACCTGCAAAACATATTGTGTTATCACCAATACAAAAAAAGTTCATTCACTGTTTATAGTCTACATACATTCCTTGGAAGGATGTGCTGATAAGACATGCTTCATTGTGCAGAGGCTATTGCTGCTCGGATTGCCGCATCaagtttttgttcaaatgtttttggaTACTCTTCTAATCtatggtgttgtgtgtgtgttcaaggtGTTACTTTGAGATTGTAATTTAGGTTTTTAATATATCAGTCTTGTAATTCCTGCAGAATGTGGTTTGTCAAATGGATTTTCAGCTTTTAACCTTTTTTCAGGATGTGCATCATTGCTACAGACtatgttttaataatagaacttaaaaaaaagatagcaAACACTTGAGTGTCAAGTCCTTCTCCAGTGTTCTCAGTGCAATGTAAGGGTTTCTCCTGTTTCACAAAATATTATCCCTGGGACTGTGACACTGATAATTTCACATTACATATCAAACAGATTTATCTTCACTGAGAAGCTTTGAGATTTAATTCACGAGTTCAATGGTTAGAAGAAGGTGTCTTAAAACAGGGGTCAGATATACTCATCATATGCAAACTCTCCCTATCCTATAGTATTGTTGTTGTTCCAGAGTATAGAGGAAAGATTAAGGTTACATTATGCTGTATGGTTCTGAGCTACTTTATAAGGAGTTCTTGCCGTAAACCTGTAACCGCTGCCTTTCTTGGGAGGTGAGGTGACAATGTTGCGTCCGGGAGAGCGATGGGCTTTCAAGGCGACTGACACTGGACTCATGGCTTCCAAAGGTCCTGACAGAGTCCCATAGTAACTACCTGAACCGCAGCtggagacaaagagaaatgaTATACAAATTAGACTAAGTCTTCATTagtatgtatatttgtgttaaCTGTACATGGTGTGctttctgttgtgtgtctgtgcatgtgcatgtgcgtgtgtgttctcTCACGGCCTCTTGATCGCGTTACAGGGCAGGAAGGCCTTGCCGATGTTCTTTCTGGCTTGTTGGATGCGGTTCTGTCGGGCCAGTCTCACTGGGTCACTCAGTGCTTCGCATTCAAATATCCGTTTGAAGGACTTGTCCAAGAAGCCGCTCTGCAGAGCACATCGTTGTTTAGCGTTACCCGCCTGCATCTGCCGGCTACGGCAGGCTGACTCGTTGAACGGACCTGGATTTGGAAGGAAAACCGATCCCATATTTACATGTACCCtgcaatatttttaataatgatcTAGATAACTTTCCAGGATGTAGGTAATATATTTCTAAGTagtctttttaattttaaaggtCATGTCACCCATATCACCAAAATCATCTTTATTGCATTTACGTATTAATAgtggttcattttcttttgcagtaaTCAGGCTGATCAATAAATAGATGCTATGCTTACGGTTGGAGGGTGGAGTGTACTTGTCCCCTACAGAGATGTAGCTCATCTCTTTAAAGATTCCCAGACGCTCCATGTCACTCTTAACATCACCTGATGGCATCTTTATacactggaacacacacacacacacacacacacacacacacacacacacacacacacacacacacacacacacacacacacacacacacacacacacacacacgagaggACAGAGTAACATCTTTTAATATAAGGCAGTCTAATGCAACATCACTAACTTTGGCCTCaggttaataaaaaataaactgattaaCTGGCTGGTCAGTGTAGAGAACTTTAAACTCCACTACTtcgcgtagtggagagcaaggtagttctccaatcagaggatcggtggttcgatacccggcttcggcagtcgatgtgtccttgggcaagacacttaaccccaagttgctcctgaaggcttgccatcggtgtggactggatgttgcatgaatgttagttagagtctgatggtggcaccttgcatggtagcctgtcatcagtgtgtgaatgggtgaatgatatgtaatatactactgactgtaagtcgctttggataaaagcgtctgctaaatgactgtaatgtaatgtaataaagagGACACATGATgtaaaacacatgaacatgGAGACATAGGTCTAAACATACCTGTAGTTGACGTGTAGAATCTTTTGATCTTAATTTGTCTATGCAGCTGGAGGACTATAACTTCAGTGTCTATGTATACAGGTTGGTTACCATGGAGAaggagtaaataaataaactgtgtcAAGCTATAGAGATCCTTCCTGGAAGTAATGCCATCTtgcctccaaaataaaagcagaacatttgcttacttattttaatgtaaaatttTACATTACAATCTTTTAAAATCTCAGCATAATGCCCCGGCCTGTTGTAATGGTAGTGCTAACATATATTCTTCAAGGTTGCTGTTTCCTGCAAGTGTTGGCGtctgtcatttatttctgtcaAGGCAACAATTCTAACTGCataaccaaaaacacaatatacattatacatttcaACTTTTGCATGTGATTCAGATGAACAGCATGCTTTTAGACAAATTTCTGCACCAGATAAATGTAGAAGTGTGTCCCCACTAATCCAACAGAAATGATTCAGCTAACTGTTTCAGGTGCgtcatgcagctttaaagtcaACAGGGACTCCAAACCGTGGTGTTGGTGCAGTGAGCTATACTGCAGAGTTGTAATTGAGCTACACGGATCACATTTCAGCAAGAGTGCCTCTATAGTTACATTATGTTTTCCCACATGTATCTGTTTGCATTAATATGTACTATGTTGCCCCATAACATATAGTCTACCTGAAACGAGCCCTTAAGTCcgtattatttatcataaacaAGGGTTAGGGTAAAATCATATTTCTATAGATCTCGTCGCGTTGTCCACCGACTTCGCAGTTAAATAGAGAATTAAGGCAAGGCACGGGCCAGCGCATGTCAGTCTAAGTCTTACATGACAGATGAACTTTGATCCGAGGAATGAGTTGGATgggttcttcttcttttgtcctTCGGCAAACCCTTTAATCTTGAAGGAAATCCGAGCGTAGGACAGTCTTCGTGGGGTAAAAGATGAGCAAGGGAGGCAGAGATGAGAAGTGGGTGATTTGTCCAGATTCCATATGGTGTAGGATGGTTGAGTAAGGGTTCGTAGGGAAATAtttgttgctggtagcagatttaataaataactaattaaTATCAAGAAATGTAACTATAACTCAATTGGGATTTATAAACCCATACATTAGTCTAAAAGAATGATGGTACCTGGACATACCACCATTAGTTTAACTTACAAAATTTGACATAATTTTGGATAAATAGGGAAAACTTTCAAAtttgatattaatcaattaaatcttAATCTCACGGTTGCTACTTAAatttatctgtaaaaaaatgtatgcactcttcagcagctgagagttgagaagcaccagggaagaCTGAAGCAACTTTatattagttttaatttaaatccaATTTGGACAATTCCTTTTGAAGCTAAACATTGCTTTTTCAAGAAAGTGGTTCGTGATGTCaataatttcaaaaacattCTATTGACTCTGTCCCTCCGACACCAGCTTATGTTGGCATACTACTTGGACACACCCAGCCTTTTTAAACCAACAGTGGAAGTATCAAATGTTTCCCTGGACATTCTGACCACCTCTGTCAAGCAAGAGATTGAGAAGAAATGTAAaactacatacatacatggAACAAAATACACCAAGGGAATGTTTGTTTCAATTGGAAGATCAAGAGGACTTCCTGATTTTTGTAAAATTGTCCCATGTGTTGCTTGTGTGCAAAAAGCTATTCTTTGTTGTTGAACCTTTCTCAGCTTGGTATGTGGAGCACCTCATATGCTACGAAGTCTGCAAAAGAGACCCTGCTCAACTGATGGTAGCTGAACCTGAAGAGCTCAACCACTACATTCCATTGTCAGCATACACTGTGCAAGGCCGACTCCTGGTTTCaccaaagccaataagcgtaatagtacagggaataataatagtaatgtgactaataatagtagtggtagtagcagtgggtgtcagcagggacTCAGCAGGAGgaacgaccacagtccaggtacagcctcgatttatggaaacctgcgaagcgagaaagcacaaggactccggggaagaagcaaaatcagtaatgtgcataaataggagattaatacataaagatggagggagagaagaggagagaggagctcagtgtatcctaggtagtcccccggctgtctaggcatatagcagcatatctaggggctggaccatggcaaacctgaaccagccctaactataagcgctatcaaaaaggaaggaattaagcctactcttaaaagtggtgagtttgactgaaactggaacctggttccacagaagaggagcctgataactgaaggctctggctcccatcctacttttatatactctaggaaccacaagtaaccctgcattgagggagcgcagctctctagttgggtaatgtaatgtaatgtaatgtaataatatggaactataagttccttaagataagacggtgcctgaccagttagagctttgtaggtgaggagaagaattttaaattctattcttgatttaacagggagccagtgcagagaagctaatactggagtaatatgatctcttttcttagtttttgttagaacacgtgctgcagcattctggatcaactgtaaagatttaagagacttattagagcagcctgataataaggagttacagtaatctagtctagaggtaacaaatgcatgaactagtttttctgcatcactttgagacaggatttgcctgattttcgaaatgttacgtaaatgaaaaaaaggcgGCCCTTGAAATtcgttttatataagagttaaaagacagatcctgatcaaagataactccgaggttctttaGTGCTGGATGCCAAAGTTtaacagccaggtttcagttgaactaaataaatcaatgtgattatctgatattaaataatttactagtacagccttagatgacagagtccacatttaattgtcctgttttgttgcgCTGTTGCGTTGGTTACCTTAACatttattaggttattttgtataactcctcttctgttgacttttgatttaaataattgaagtggctgtggggcagacacagtctctatagggttttgggtgggtaactgctctaatggaagcgcagagaagtgtgaaagactgcaactctgcttcctggtctgaactctgggttgtcatggattaggtctactaataaactgggtcagatttctagatatgaGATCCACTCCATCCAAAAtgggatgaatgccgtctctcctaatcagaccaggttttccccagaaagtctgccaattgtagcccacattgtttgctggacaccacctcgacagccagcggtggaatgatgacatgcggctatacatctcatcattgaccaggttagggagagggccagagaaaactacggagtccgacattgtctttgcgtatgaacacaccgattccacattaactttagtgacctccgagcgacgtaatcgggtgtcattaccgccgacgtgaataacaatcttactgtatttacgtttacccttagccagcagttttaagtGGGATTcaatgtcgcccgctctggccccggggatgcagttaactatggcccctgtcttcgctaacttcacgtttctcataatggagctgccgataaccagagttggtttctcagatGGTGTGTCGCTGAGTGGTGagaaccggttagaaacgtgaagtggttggtggtgacccgtgtgcttcgacatagagaactatgcttccttcagacagtcacccagcctcccggctgctcggggttgccggggacggctagcaggagctacgtcTGGTCGGCTCACACAGGCtacgggggtgggctggctaactacagtagctaacgactgagcttcaatggtgctgAGCCGTGCTTCTAAGCCATGCTTAGGAGTGAGAATCAGTTTTTGGCACTATAGAGGTGTTAACTAGAGTTTACTTATGTGACCTGAAATTGGAAAAACTGTTGTTTAGAACTAGTATCTTGATCTGAATCATATGAACTGTGAATTATTTCACTTTATCCAAATTTGAGTCTccatcctgcagaaatgtggagCTAAGAAGTGAGAATCAGCAGATTTTGGTTATAAAGGTGTAAACTACAGTTTTAATTGAAAGTGACTTGAAATTCTAAATAATTCTTTGTAGAGCTAATATTTTGATCTGAACCATATGAACGTTGAACATAATGAATCATCCAAATTGAGTCTCTATCctgtagaaatgtgttttgggagctttaaagtgataaatagcagcttttggcagtaatgtggTGTTAACTACAGTTTTACATGAGAGTGCCCTGAAATACAGCTGTTCAgtcagtttattgatggaaatcatgtgaaactatgtattctttcacattatccaaatTTGAATTATCCAGAAAATTTGAATCTCTTATCCGTTGTTtagtttgtaaatgtttttttgcaaaacttatttattaaacatcacattaaaaCGGAGCTTGATTTAAAGTCTCACCTCAACTTCCTGACTGTGTTTTTGAACcgcaaaataataaattgttcGTATTTGCGgacaataaaaatgtcacaatggaaacaattaatgaaaatgtatattttcacatAATAGAGAACATTTGTATCCTTCATCTCCATGAAGCCTTATTGTATTCCCTCCTCCTGTTCAGCAGGTGGCTTCAGACCCTCATCGTCCTGCTCACCTGTGTCCAATTTTCCACTCAACCCGTGCCGGTAGCAGACTGTGGGGAccgctgcagctgctggattgggacacaagTTAATGAATACTCACTTCTTCTCCTTCCATAAATCGCCCATCGTTTCCTGTTGGTTAGTTTAGTCTACAGCAGAGCATCATATTCTATGAGATCATCATGTTTTTCTTAACtgaggaaaagaagagagaattTCAGTAAACGTTATCTTCATAACTCTGACCTCTAACACAGCTTTAAAGCAAATGAATGCCTCTCTTCTctgttagtttagttttaaaacccccaaaatgtaACCGTGGATCTATAACTCTTTTTGCTAAACGTATTTAttaaacatcacataaaagcagAGCTTGATTTAAAGTCTCACCTCGACAC contains:
- the c4h4orf47 gene encoding UPF0602 protein C4orf47 homolog — protein: MPSGDVKSDMERLGIFKEMSYISVGDKYTPPSNRPFNESACRSRQMQAGNAKQRCALQSGFLDKSFKRIFECEALSDPVRLARQNRIQQARKNIGKAFLPCNAIKRPCGSGSYYGTLSGPLEAMSPVSVALKAHRSPGRNIVTSPPKKGSGYSYPNVTLSNIELYASDPYSRAKEILEKEAAIHFSKLRDGPFKFNLHPRDYFQGNPYRSDKPLPPSHKPLPPSHKPLPPSHKPLPAAPKVSADPFKPPSPSKKIGGLKAGTFDSYPLHSADPYVIRRSKPTYPEPIFRPAPGPKSIPVKSIITVNVNRSVHAANYTSIIPAVTTF